Proteins encoded in a region of the Acidobacteriota bacterium genome:
- a CDS encoding PadR family transcriptional regulator — protein sequence MATPAKKPGIIQGTLDLLILRTLVFGPLHGHGIVKHIKSVTDEVLTVEHGSLYPALQRLEKVGCITSGWEATDSGREMKLYRMTTKGRAQLRAEESKWAQLTEAMTRLLRPGQARS from the coding sequence ATGGCAACACCCGCGAAGAAACCCGGCATCATCCAGGGCACACTGGATCTCCTGATCCTGCGAACGCTCGTCTTTGGTCCGCTTCATGGACACGGGATCGTCAAACACATCAAGTCTGTCACGGACGAGGTGCTGACCGTCGAGCACGGCTCCTTGTACCCGGCTCTGCAGCGCCTGGAGAAGGTCGGGTGCATTACTTCCGGCTGGGAGGCCACGGACTCGGGCCGCGAAATGAAGCTCTACCGGATGACCACCAAAGGCCGCGCGCAACTGCGGGCCGAAGAATCAAAGTGGGCGCAACTGACAGAGGCCATGACACGGCTGCTCCGGCCTGGCCAGGCGAGGTCCTGA